One Luteolibacter flavescens genomic region harbors:
- a CDS encoding low molecular weight protein tyrosine phosphatase family protein: protein MGTKRLLFLCSRNRLRSPTAEAIFARDGIETDSAGLSPDAEVILSDEQIEWADLILVMETSHRVRLNRDYGRHLKGKRIVVLGIPDRYDFMEPALVSLLEVRCARHVT from the coding sequence ATGGGAACAAAGCGACTGCTCTTCCTCTGCTCGCGCAACCGCCTGCGCAGTCCCACCGCGGAGGCGATCTTTGCCCGCGACGGGATCGAGACCGATTCCGCGGGGCTCAGTCCGGACGCGGAGGTGATCCTCAGCGACGAGCAGATCGAGTGGGCGGACCTGATCCTCGTGATGGAGACCAGCCACCGGGTGCGGCTCAATCGCGACTACGGACGCCATCTGAAGGGCAAGCGCATCGTGGTGCTCGGCATCCCGGACCGCTACGATTTCATGGAGCCCGCGCTGGTCTCGTTGCTTGAGGTACGATGTGCCCGTCACGTCACTTGA
- a CDS encoding dienelactone hydrolase family protein, whose product MATLTEGFTDLTTTRGAMRVHTFTPTGEGKYPAVIFFSEIFQVTGPIRRMAAALAGEGCLVAVPEVYHEFEPLGCVLAYDQAGSDRGNELKFTKELDSYDEDVDVLVKWLQAHESCTGKIASHGVCLGGHLSLRSGFHDGISAVACFYPTDVHSATLGAGKSDDTLKRIGDLDARMLFVWGRQDPHIPREGRELIHARLEESGRHFEWHEFNAAHAFLRDEGPRYNPALARICMAMLLQFLGEALK is encoded by the coding sequence ATGGCCACGCTGACCGAAGGATTCACCGACCTGACCACCACCCGCGGCGCGATGCGCGTGCACACTTTCACGCCGACCGGTGAAGGCAAGTATCCGGCGGTGATTTTTTTCTCGGAGATCTTTCAGGTCACCGGGCCCATCCGCCGGATGGCTGCTGCCTTGGCAGGCGAGGGGTGTCTGGTCGCGGTGCCGGAGGTGTATCATGAATTTGAGCCACTCGGCTGCGTTCTCGCCTACGATCAGGCGGGCTCCGACCGTGGCAATGAGCTGAAGTTCACCAAGGAACTCGACTCCTACGATGAGGATGTGGACGTGTTGGTGAAGTGGCTGCAGGCACACGAGTCCTGCACAGGCAAGATCGCCAGCCATGGCGTCTGCCTCGGCGGCCATCTCTCGCTGCGCTCCGGATTCCACGACGGCATCTCGGCGGTGGCATGCTTCTATCCCACTGACGTTCATTCCGCCACGCTCGGCGCGGGGAAGAGCGACGACACGCTCAAGCGGATCGGTGATCTCGACGCGCGCATGCTCTTCGTCTGGGGCCGGCAGGATCCGCATATCCCGCGCGAGGGCAGGGAGCTCATTCATGCCCGCTTGGAAGAAAGCGGCCGCCACTTTGAATGGCATGAATTCAATGCCGCGCACGCCTTCCTGCGGGACGAGGGGCCGCGTTACAACCCTGCCTTGGCACGGATCTGCATGGCGATGCTGTTACAGTTCCTCGGAGAAGCCCTGAAATAA